One genomic window of Arthrobacter caoxuetaonis includes the following:
- a CDS encoding o-succinylbenzoate synthase, with the protein MQPNPFPSLDALRGGAHVVSLPMRVKFRGILHREALLLQGPAGWGEFSPFPEYDDGEAAPWLACALESAWHGFPEPVRGSVPVNATVPAVAPEKVEAILARFGTVPAVKVKVAERGQALADDLARVAEVRRLLPEAGLKVDANGGWSVDEAVHALTLLADYGLEYAEQPAADIPGLRAVRLELARREVPVPVAADESVRKETDPLLVAREEAADLLVIKAAPLGGVRRALDVVAQAGLPAVVSSALDTSVGIRAGVALAAALPELPWACGLGTLSLMEGDVSEQPLVPDDGVLAVRDPGVSEALLARHAASPARSAWWIDRLERVYSRLIGAPEP; encoded by the coding sequence GTGCAGCCGAATCCGTTTCCGAGCCTCGACGCCCTGCGCGGCGGGGCACACGTTGTGTCCCTCCCGATGCGGGTCAAGTTCCGCGGGATCCTGCACCGCGAGGCCTTGCTGCTGCAGGGGCCTGCCGGATGGGGCGAGTTCTCGCCGTTCCCGGAGTACGACGACGGTGAGGCAGCACCCTGGCTTGCCTGCGCCCTCGAGTCTGCCTGGCACGGCTTCCCCGAGCCGGTCCGCGGAAGCGTCCCGGTCAATGCCACGGTCCCTGCCGTGGCGCCGGAGAAGGTGGAAGCAATCCTTGCCCGCTTCGGTACCGTTCCCGCCGTCAAGGTGAAGGTCGCCGAGCGCGGACAGGCCTTGGCCGATGACCTGGCCCGGGTGGCCGAAGTGCGCCGCCTGCTGCCGGAGGCCGGCCTCAAGGTGGACGCCAACGGCGGCTGGAGCGTAGACGAGGCAGTCCACGCCCTGACCCTGCTCGCGGACTACGGCCTGGAGTACGCCGAACAGCCGGCAGCGGACATCCCCGGCCTGCGGGCGGTCCGGCTGGAGCTGGCACGCCGGGAGGTTCCGGTGCCCGTCGCGGCGGACGAGTCGGTTCGGAAGGAAACCGATCCGCTGCTGGTGGCCCGCGAGGAAGCCGCCGATCTCCTGGTGATCAAGGCCGCACCGCTCGGCGGAGTGCGCAGGGCACTGGACGTGGTCGCACAGGCCGGCCTTCCCGCCGTCGTCAGCTCCGCCCTGGACACGTCCGTGGGAATCAGGGCCGGCGTCGCACTGGCTGCTGCCCTGCCCGAACTGCCCTGGGCCTGCGGGCTGGGAACGCTGTCGCTGATGGAAGGCGACGTCTCGGAACAACCCCTGGTGCCCGACGACGGTGTGCTGGCAGTGCGTGATCCGGGAGTTTCCGAGGCGCTGCTGGCGCGCCATGCGGCATCGCCCGCCCGCTCGGCGTGGTGGATCGACCGGCTGGAGCGGGTGTACTCGCGGCTCATCGGGGCGCCTGAGCCCTAA
- a CDS encoding phosphatase PAP2 family protein, giving the protein MDTRNLLNRRAPAKRRAGHNPALFLFAALLAAACTAVTYLGFVRTTTGQLADESAWREAEAVAPSTRYPALEILDFLPLLSAFIALAVIVAVSISRRRFSVAVIAIATMAGANLATQLLKNLLLDRPYRGVITLDFNSLPSGHTTMAASAMAAVFLVSAPRWRPAVAALGGTYAVLAGAATFFNLWHRPADVVAAFLVVATCTLVGGLVMMRTNPEWNTLPAGGRSGGRFWTRLSAIVGALALAVSLALYAYATWGSGIALLDDKPLYFAGGLALVVGTGYVIAALGSWLFSQQAGDR; this is encoded by the coding sequence ATGGATACGCGCAATCTCCTGAACCGACGGGCGCCGGCCAAGCGCCGGGCAGGGCACAATCCCGCCCTTTTCCTTTTCGCGGCGCTGCTGGCGGCTGCTTGCACCGCCGTGACGTACCTCGGTTTCGTCCGTACCACTACCGGGCAGCTGGCCGATGAGTCCGCCTGGCGCGAGGCGGAAGCAGTGGCTCCGAGCACCCGCTACCCGGCCTTGGAGATCCTGGACTTCCTGCCGCTGCTTTCGGCGTTTATCGCCCTGGCCGTCATTGTCGCCGTGAGCATCTCCCGGCGGCGGTTCTCTGTGGCTGTTATCGCCATCGCCACCATGGCCGGCGCGAACCTGGCTACCCAGCTGCTGAAGAACCTGCTGCTGGACCGGCCGTACCGCGGCGTGATCACCCTGGACTTCAATTCCCTGCCGTCCGGGCACACCACCATGGCCGCTTCCGCCATGGCCGCAGTGTTCCTGGTTTCAGCGCCGCGCTGGCGCCCCGCGGTTGCCGCACTGGGCGGCACCTACGCGGTCCTCGCCGGCGCGGCGACGTTCTTCAACCTCTGGCACCGCCCTGCCGACGTCGTCGCCGCCTTCCTGGTGGTCGCCACCTGCACCCTGGTGGGCGGGCTGGTCATGATGCGGACGAACCCTGAGTGGAACACCTTGCCGGCAGGCGGCCGTTCCGGCGGAAGGTTCTGGACCCGGCTCAGCGCCATTGTCGGTGCCCTGGCCCTCGCGGTATCGCTGGCGCTGTACGCCTACGCCACCTGGGGCAGCGGAATTGCCCTGCTGGATGACAAGCCGCTGTACTTCGCAGGCGGCCTGGCATTGGTCGTCGGGACCGGTTATGTGATCGCGGCGCTGGGCTCCTGGCTGTTTAGCCAGCAGGCGGGCGACCGCTAG
- a CDS encoding MFS transporter — protein MEVAEAIENFSLRGIAVPAFGPTVLYGTAIGAILPVIALTARDLGATVALAALIITLTGVGSLLTNVPATLITTRFGEKWALVAAAGWCALAMVLAATVPVLWVFALAVFMVGMAGAVFGLARQTYVTEAVPLHFRARALSTLGGSNRIGVFMGPFAAAAAMHFAGTPGAYWVGAAAALGAGLLSLTVPELTVRPRRPGQRSREEPGEEAAASPAIGQILSGHSRTFRTVGIGVLLIAAVRATRQAVIPLWALHLGIDPAQTAIIYGISAGIDMLIFYPAGRVMDLRGRRAVAVPCMLFMAAGLALLPLTSSPLELLLAALLIGFGNGIGSGIVMTLGADFSPSPGRPQFLGLWRLLSDIGILSGPGILSGVTALFSLAAGIGATAVLGLAGAAVLWRYVPKGRPSSAAGGNG, from the coding sequence GTGGAAGTGGCTGAAGCAATAGAGAACTTCAGCCTCCGCGGCATCGCCGTCCCGGCCTTCGGGCCGACAGTGCTTTACGGAACGGCCATTGGGGCGATCCTTCCGGTGATCGCACTGACCGCACGGGACTTGGGCGCCACAGTGGCGCTGGCCGCGCTCATCATTACCCTGACCGGCGTCGGGTCCCTGCTCACCAACGTTCCCGCCACGCTGATCACTACCCGCTTCGGCGAAAAGTGGGCACTGGTAGCCGCCGCCGGATGGTGTGCCCTGGCCATGGTCCTCGCCGCCACGGTTCCGGTGCTGTGGGTCTTTGCCCTGGCAGTTTTTATGGTTGGCATGGCGGGTGCAGTGTTTGGCCTCGCACGGCAGACCTACGTCACGGAAGCAGTGCCGCTGCATTTCCGGGCCCGCGCGCTTTCGACGCTGGGCGGTTCAAACCGGATCGGTGTGTTCATGGGGCCGTTCGCCGCCGCGGCAGCGATGCACTTCGCGGGAACCCCGGGTGCGTACTGGGTCGGTGCTGCCGCGGCGCTGGGCGCAGGGCTGCTCAGCCTGACGGTCCCGGAACTGACGGTTCGTCCCCGGCGGCCCGGACAGCGCAGCCGCGAAGAGCCGGGGGAGGAAGCCGCAGCGTCTCCGGCAATCGGCCAGATCCTCTCCGGCCATTCACGGACCTTCCGCACGGTGGGGATCGGCGTCCTGCTCATCGCCGCGGTCCGGGCCACGCGCCAGGCGGTCATCCCGCTCTGGGCACTGCACCTGGGCATCGACCCAGCACAGACGGCGATTATCTACGGCATCTCCGCGGGCATCGACATGCTGATCTTCTATCCTGCGGGCCGGGTCATGGACCTGCGCGGACGCCGTGCCGTAGCGGTTCCCTGCATGCTTTTCATGGCCGCCGGACTCGCTTTGCTGCCGCTGACCTCGAGTCCGCTGGAACTGCTGCTGGCCGCCCTGCTGATCGGTTTCGGCAACGGCATCGGCTCGGGAATCGTCATGACCCTGGGCGCAGATTTCTCCCCGTCTCCGGGACGCCCGCAGTTCCTTGGTCTCTGGCGGCTGCTCTCCGACATCGGCATCCTCAGCGGACCGGGAATACTCTCCGGCGTCACCGCCCTTTTCTCGCTCGCGGCCGGCATCGGAGCGACGGCGGTGCTCGGCCTGGCCGGAGCCGCGGTACTGTGGCGCTACGTTCCCAAGGGCCGGCCCTCTTCGGCCGCCGGGGGGAACGGCTAG
- a CDS encoding MBL fold metallo-hydrolase, producing MMQTSPQIPGDWLEVAPRTYVRTNPGWAMNTGLVLGDERALLVDTGAGPRQAEAILGAVRQLTDLPVTAVNTHAHYDHYFGNAYLLANGVEEIWATSGCAKAIAAEAELQRASVAAHEPEMAAGSGANTAIAGPNRLVDGAPVDLDLGGISVTLFHLGRGHTDHDLLVGTPDVVFAGDLVEEGADPDFGDSYPKDWIRTLGKIAALEDLYATVIPGHGKPVTMDFVTTQMNKMRTAVAVTRSAMDQASVDMTKAIPILPYGPEQSRALLTRLRTLARWKWLKQ from the coding sequence ATGATGCAGACAAGCCCGCAGATACCCGGCGACTGGCTCGAGGTAGCTCCGCGCACTTATGTGCGGACCAACCCCGGCTGGGCCATGAACACCGGACTGGTTCTTGGGGACGAACGTGCCCTGCTGGTGGATACCGGTGCCGGTCCGCGGCAGGCCGAGGCTATCCTCGGGGCGGTCCGGCAGCTGACGGACCTGCCTGTGACCGCGGTTAACACCCATGCGCACTACGACCATTACTTCGGCAACGCCTACCTGCTGGCCAACGGCGTCGAGGAGATCTGGGCGACCAGCGGCTGTGCCAAGGCCATAGCAGCCGAGGCGGAGTTGCAGCGGGCCTCGGTCGCGGCGCACGAACCCGAGATGGCAGCGGGCTCCGGCGCGAACACCGCGATTGCCGGCCCGAACCGGCTGGTGGACGGCGCTCCGGTGGACCTGGATCTCGGCGGCATATCCGTGACGCTGTTCCACCTTGGCCGGGGCCACACCGACCATGACCTGCTGGTGGGAACACCGGACGTCGTCTTTGCCGGTGACCTCGTGGAGGAGGGCGCTGATCCGGATTTCGGGGATTCCTACCCCAAGGACTGGATCCGCACGCTCGGGAAAATCGCTGCGCTCGAGGATCTTTACGCGACTGTCATTCCGGGGCACGGCAAACCCGTCACCATGGACTTCGTCACCACCCAGATGAACAAGATGCGCACCGCTGTCGCCGTGACCCGGAGCGCCATGGACCAGGCCTCCGTGGACATGACCAAGGCGATCCCCATCCTGCCGTACGGGCCCGAACAGTCCCGGGCGCTGCTGACCCGGCTGCGGACCCTGGCCCGGTGGAAGTGGCTGAAGCAATAG
- a CDS encoding dihydrolipoamide acetyltransferase family protein produces MRTFLLPDLGEGLTDAELVNWLVAEGDTIAVDQPVAEVETAKSLVEVPSPYAGIVETLHGAAGESIDVGKPLISVRTTAVAGVPEPAPAADAKAAAPSPADAAGEAYRQEERAGSGNVLIGYGTPGGHGINRRTRPPRRTAGSAVPVASAVRAAPAVSAVPAASAALAGPVSDMSPASDLSRSAVATLEAPRCISPLVRKLARDAGLLLRNLDGSGPDGLVLRRDVERAIAGTTEMLPADTAVRTAAPAGSAPAEGTDARSGLAVTGRTPVRGLRRTVAANLSASRSEIPEATVWVDVDATALLDLRAGLKRRDPENTPGLMAFLARFVLAGLRRFPELNTRYVPNPDGDAELVSFDGVNLGFAAQTDRGLMVPSIRHAEKLSARELDAEIRRLTASARSGAATPAELTSGTFTLNNYGVFGVDGSAAIINYPESAILGIGRIIDKPWVVDGELAVRKLTELTLVFDHRVCDGGTAGGFLRYVADAIENPGSVLADL; encoded by the coding sequence GTGCGTACCTTCCTGCTCCCGGACCTGGGCGAAGGCCTGACCGACGCCGAGCTGGTGAACTGGCTCGTCGCCGAGGGCGACACGATCGCCGTCGACCAGCCGGTCGCCGAGGTGGAAACCGCCAAATCACTGGTCGAGGTTCCCTCGCCGTATGCCGGAATCGTGGAAACCCTCCACGGCGCTGCGGGCGAAAGCATCGACGTCGGCAAGCCGCTGATTTCAGTGCGGACGACGGCGGTGGCCGGCGTTCCCGAGCCGGCTCCCGCCGCCGATGCGAAAGCAGCGGCTCCTTCTCCGGCTGATGCCGCGGGTGAAGCCTACCGGCAGGAAGAACGTGCCGGCTCAGGCAACGTCCTGATCGGCTATGGAACTCCCGGAGGACACGGCATCAACCGCCGGACCCGCCCTCCGCGCCGGACTGCAGGATCCGCGGTCCCGGTTGCTTCCGCGGTCCGGGCTGCCCCGGCCGTTTCCGCTGTACCCGCCGCTTCGGCTGCGCTGGCCGGGCCGGTCAGTGACATGTCGCCGGCCAGTGACCTGTCCCGGAGCGCGGTAGCCACACTCGAAGCACCCCGCTGTATCTCTCCGCTGGTCCGCAAGCTTGCCCGTGACGCGGGCCTGCTGCTGCGCAACCTGGACGGGTCCGGTCCCGATGGACTGGTGCTGCGCCGCGACGTCGAGCGAGCTATCGCGGGAACGACTGAAATGCTCCCGGCGGACACCGCGGTCCGGACAGCTGCCCCGGCAGGTTCGGCCCCCGCGGAGGGAACCGACGCCCGTTCCGGCCTTGCCGTCACGGGACGGACCCCGGTGCGGGGACTGCGCCGCACGGTCGCAGCGAACCTGAGCGCCAGCCGTTCCGAGATCCCCGAGGCCACGGTCTGGGTGGACGTCGACGCCACCGCACTGCTTGACTTGCGCGCCGGCCTCAAGCGCCGGGATCCGGAGAACACGCCCGGGCTGATGGCGTTCCTGGCCCGGTTCGTCCTGGCCGGGCTGCGCCGCTTCCCGGAACTGAACACACGCTACGTTCCGAATCCGGACGGCGATGCCGAGCTGGTCTCGTTCGACGGCGTCAACCTGGGCTTTGCCGCGCAGACCGACCGCGGGCTCATGGTCCCGTCGATCCGGCACGCGGAAAAACTCAGCGCCCGGGAACTCGACGCCGAGATCCGGCGCCTCACGGCCTCGGCGCGCTCCGGCGCTGCGACTCCCGCCGAACTGACCTCCGGGACGTTCACCCTGAACAACTACGGAGTCTTCGGCGTGGACGGCAGTGCCGCCATCATCAACTATCCCGAATCGGCCATCCTCGGAATCGGCCGCATCATCGACAAGCCCTGGGTAGTGGACGGCGAACTGGCAGTGCGCAAACTGACCGAGCTGACGCTGGTCTTTGACCACCGCGTCTGCGACGGCGGAACGGCCGGCGGCTTCCTTCGTTACGTCGCGGACGCCATAGAGAACCCCGGAAGCGTCCTGGCCGACCTGTGA